The following are encoded together in the Limanda limanda chromosome 12, fLimLim1.1, whole genome shotgun sequence genome:
- the fam98b gene encoding protein FAM98B, with protein MECDILDTLEQLGYEGPLLEEEALLRAAEGGLSSRDYVDLCRWFSSRLQPLCGLEETITSGPEDMDGLQVEMSGLLKELHCPHEEAVSGILKGAVRNTKDHLKIVLFLSSELQTAQIVRSRRVSDKHQEENPLFQDVSLICETLKLPAPRGADAERVFAQIQNTVDKLIKDLPNGSIESPVLNKSLSSEQWAKLHGINSVLSSEYECRRRMLIKRLDVTVQSFGWSDRAKVKVDSMASAYQPKRHCLRPQSHVDMAKLLAAREDICNVVKTSSGSSRDKTACAVNKVRMGRVPDRGGRPGEIQAPPREMPAWKERQEGGGGWGGRGGRGRGGGGGGGWRGGGGWNQGGHDGHGRKRGRF; from the exons ATGGAGTGCGACATCCTGGACACGCTGGAGCAGCTGGG GTACGAGGGGcccctgctggaggaggaggcgctgcTCCGGGCCGCGGAGGGAGGCCTGTCCTCCCGGGACTACGTGGATCTGTGCCGGTGGTTTTCCTCCAGGCTGCAGCCGCTGTGTGGGCTGGAGGAGACCATCACGTCCGGTCCAG AGGACATGGACGGCCTCCAGGTGGAGATGAGCGGTttgctgaaggagctgcactGTCCCCACGAAGAAGCCGTGTCGGGGATTCTCAAGGGCGCCGTGCGAAACACAAAAGATCATCTCAAGATTGTGT TGTTTCTCAGCTCAGAGCTTCAAACTGCTCAGATCGTGAGGAGCAGACGAGTCTCCGAtaaacatcaggaggagaatcCGCTGTTTCAGGACGTTTCATTAATCTGTGAGACCCTGAAGCTGCCGGCGCCCAGAGGAGCCGACGCAGAGCGAGTCTTCGCCCAGATCCAAAACACG GTTGATAAACTCATCAAAGATCTTCCTAATGGCTCCATTGAAAGTCCAGTTCTGAACAAATCTCTGAGCAGTGAACAGTGG GCGAAGTTGCACGGCATCAACTCGGTCCTGTCCTCAGAGTACGAGTGTCGGCGCAGGATGCTGATCAAACGCCTGGACGTCACGGTCCAGTCGTTCGGGTGGTCCGACCGAGCTAAG gtgaagGTGGACAGCATGGCGAGCGCCTATCAGCCTAAGAGACACTGTCTGAGGCCACAGTCCCACGTGGACATGGCCAAGCTGCTGGCGGCCAGAGAGGACATCTGCAACGTGGTGAAGACGAGCAGCGGCTCCAGCAGAGACAAAACCGCTTGCGCCGTCAACAAG GTCCGGATGGGCAGAGTGCCAGACAGAGGGGGGCGTCCCGGGGAGATTCAAGCCCCGCCTCGCGAGATGCCAGCCTGGAAGGAAAGACaagaaggtggaggtggatggGGAGGACGTGGCGGCAGAGgtcgtggaggaggaggtggaggtggttgGAGAGGCGGCGGCGGGTGGAACCAGGGAGGACATGATGGACACGGACGGAAGAGAGGACGGTTCTAG